The Comamonas sp. GB3 AK4-5 genome includes a region encoding these proteins:
- a CDS encoding O-succinylhomoserine sulfhydrylase: protein MTEHSLPDGLHLETLAVREAVERSQWGEHSEALYLASSFVQPNAETAARRFAAQEEGYTYSRTSNPTVTSFERRLAAMEGTECAVATSTGMSAILLVALTALKAGDHVICSQSMFGSTIKLLGTEMARFGVETSFVSQTDAAAWKAALRPNTRLLFAETPTNPLTDLCDIAALAEIAHAHGALLAVDNSFATPVLQQPAKLGADIVVHSGTKFLDGQGRVMAGAVCGTTALVDKVMGTFLRSGGLNLAPFNAWVVMKGLETLALRVKAESAAALELATWLEVHPKVARVYYPGLASHPQHDLAMRQQSGMGGAVIAFDVMGQGAEQLRANAFHVVDSTRVCSITANLGDVKTTITHPASTSHGRLTEEQRQAAGIGQGLIRISVGLEHLDDLKADLSRGLDTLK, encoded by the coding sequence GTGACCGAACACTCCCTGCCTGATGGCTTGCACCTAGAAACCCTGGCCGTGCGCGAAGCAGTGGAACGCAGCCAATGGGGTGAGCACAGCGAAGCCCTGTACCTGGCCAGCAGCTTTGTGCAGCCGAATGCCGAAACCGCGGCGCGCCGCTTTGCGGCCCAGGAAGAGGGCTATACCTATAGCCGCACCAGCAACCCCACAGTGACCAGCTTCGAGCGTCGCCTGGCGGCCATGGAAGGCACGGAATGCGCGGTGGCCACATCCACCGGCATGTCGGCGATTTTGCTGGTGGCACTGACCGCACTGAAGGCGGGCGACCATGTGATCTGCTCCCAGTCCATGTTCGGCTCCACCATCAAGCTGCTGGGCACGGAAATGGCACGCTTTGGTGTGGAAACCAGCTTTGTCTCGCAAACCGATGCGGCGGCATGGAAGGCCGCCTTGCGCCCCAACACGCGGCTGCTGTTCGCCGAAACGCCCACCAACCCGCTGACCGATTTGTGCGATATCGCCGCGCTGGCCGAGATCGCCCATGCCCATGGCGCCTTGCTGGCTGTGGACAACAGCTTTGCCACGCCCGTCTTGCAGCAGCCCGCCAAGCTGGGAGCCGACATCGTGGTGCACTCGGGCACCAAATTTCTCGATGGCCAAGGCCGTGTCATGGCGGGTGCGGTCTGCGGAACCACGGCGCTGGTGGACAAGGTCATGGGCACTTTCTTGCGCAGCGGCGGCCTGAATCTGGCGCCCTTCAACGCCTGGGTGGTGATGAAGGGGTTGGAGACGCTGGCCCTGCGCGTCAAGGCGGAAAGCGCGGCCGCGCTGGAACTGGCCACCTGGCTGGAGGTCCACCCCAAGGTGGCACGCGTGTACTATCCCGGCCTTGCCAGCCACCCGCAGCATGATCTGGCCATGCGCCAGCAAAGCGGTATGGGCGGCGCCGTGATTGCCTTCGATGTGATGGGGCAGGGCGCCGAGCAGTTGCGCGCCAACGCCTTCCATGTGGTGGACAGCACGCGTGTGTGCTCCATCACCGCCAACCTGGGCGATGTGAAGACCACCATCACCCACCCGGCCAGCACCTCGCACGGCCGCCTGACCGAGGAGCAGCGCCAGGCTGCGGGCATCGGCCAGGGTTTGATTCGTATTTCCGTGGGGCTTGAGCATTTGGACGACCTGAAAGCCGATTTGTCCCGTGGACTGGATACCTTGAAATGA
- the gltX gene encoding glutamate--tRNA ligase, translating to MTTNKIRTRFAPSPTGFIHLGNIRSALYPWAFARANGGDFILRIEDTDLERSTQASVDVIIEGMEWLQLSHDEGPFYQMQRMDRYKEVLATLQEKGHVYPCYMSMEELDALREKQMANKEKPRYDGTWRPEPGKVLPQIPEGVKPVLRFKTPKDGVVAWEDKCKGRIEFQNSELDDLVIARPDGTPTYNFCVCVDDMDMAITHVIRGDDHVNNTPRQIHIFEALGAQVPVFAHLPTVLNEQGEKMSKRNGAKAVTQYRDEGYLPDAMVNYLARLGWSHGDDEIFSRAQFLEWFNLDHLGRSAGQFDEAKLRWVNAQHLKAMDDATLAALVKPFVVKAGVDAAVLDADDRLVRIAALFKDRCETLVDLANWAKVFYVDRVERNAEDYAKHVTPEANAVLDAFAAAMQAVEWSKEAIAAAIKEVLKAQGVKMPVLAMPVRVLTVGSAHTPSVDAVLELLGREKILTRLGNR from the coding sequence ATGACAACTAACAAAATTCGCACCCGTTTTGCCCCATCGCCCACCGGTTTCATCCACCTGGGCAATATCCGTTCCGCCCTCTACCCCTGGGCCTTTGCCCGCGCCAATGGTGGCGACTTCATTCTGCGCATCGAAGACACCGATCTGGAGCGCTCCACCCAGGCTTCGGTGGATGTGATCATCGAAGGCATGGAATGGCTGCAACTGAGTCATGACGAAGGCCCGTTCTACCAAATGCAGCGCATGGACCGCTACAAAGAGGTGCTGGCCACGCTGCAGGAAAAAGGCCATGTCTACCCCTGCTATATGAGCATGGAAGAGCTGGACGCCCTGCGCGAGAAGCAAATGGCGAACAAGGAAAAGCCGCGCTATGACGGCACCTGGCGCCCCGAGCCCGGCAAGGTGTTGCCCCAGATTCCCGAAGGTGTGAAGCCCGTGCTGCGCTTCAAGACGCCCAAGGACGGCGTGGTGGCCTGGGAAGACAAGTGCAAGGGCCGTATCGAGTTCCAGAACTCGGAGCTGGACGACCTGGTGATTGCCCGCCCCGATGGCACGCCAACCTACAACTTCTGTGTCTGCGTGGACGATATGGACATGGCCATCACCCATGTCATCCGTGGTGATGACCATGTGAACAACACGCCACGCCAGATCCACATCTTTGAAGCCCTGGGAGCCCAGGTGCCCGTGTTCGCCCACCTGCCCACCGTGCTCAACGAGCAGGGTGAAAAGATGAGCAAGCGCAACGGCGCCAAGGCCGTGACGCAGTACCGCGACGAAGGCTATCTGCCCGACGCCATGGTGAACTATCTGGCCCGTTTGGGCTGGAGCCATGGCGATGACGAAATCTTCAGCCGTGCCCAGTTCCTGGAGTGGTTCAATCTGGACCATCTGGGTCGCAGCGCCGGCCAGTTCGACGAGGCCAAGCTGCGCTGGGTGAATGCCCAGCACCTCAAGGCCATGGATGACGCGACGCTGGCTGCGCTGGTGAAGCCCTTTGTGGTCAAGGCCGGTGTGGATGCTGCTGTGCTGGACGCCGACGACCGCCTGGTGCGCATTGCTGCGCTGTTCAAGGACCGCTGCGAGACGCTGGTGGACCTGGCCAACTGGGCCAAGGTCTTTTATGTGGACCGCGTGGAGCGCAACGCCGAAGACTACGCCAAGCATGTGACGCCCGAGGCCAATGCCGTGCTGGACGCCTTTGCCGCCGCCATGCAGGCCGTGGAGTGGAGCAAGGAAGCCATTGCTGCCGCCATCAAGGAAGTGCTCAAGGCCCAGGGCGTGAAAATGCCGGTGCTGGCCATGCCGGTGCGCGTGCTGACCGTGGGTTCCGCCCACACGCCATCGGTGGACGCGGTGCTGGAATTGCTGGGCCGTGAAAAAATTCTGACCCGTTTGGGAAACCGCTAA
- the nth gene encoding endonuclease III encodes MKTSQIAPFFQTLQAANPHPETELEYSSDFELLAAVLLSAQATDVGVNKATRKLFPVANTPQAILDLGIEGLEGYIKTIGLYRSKARHLMEACQILVERFGGQLPQTREELETLPGVGRKTANVVLNVAFGQPTMAVDTHIFRVSNRTGLAPGKNPLEVEKQLLKRVPAEYAVDSHHWLILLGRYVCQARTPKCWECLVAPYCDFKPKTPMPAAKRRSG; translated from the coding sequence ATGAAAACCTCGCAGATCGCCCCCTTCTTTCAAACCCTGCAAGCCGCCAACCCGCACCCGGAAACCGAGCTGGAATACAGCAGCGATTTCGAGCTGCTGGCCGCCGTGCTGCTGTCCGCCCAGGCCACCGACGTGGGCGTGAACAAGGCCACGCGCAAGCTGTTTCCCGTGGCCAATACACCCCAGGCCATTCTGGACCTGGGCATTGAAGGGCTGGAGGGCTATATCAAGACCATTGGCCTGTACCGCAGCAAGGCCAGGCATTTGATGGAGGCCTGCCAGATTTTGGTGGAGCGCTTTGGCGGCCAGCTGCCGCAAACGCGCGAGGAGCTGGAGACCCTGCCCGGCGTGGGCCGCAAGACGGCCAACGTGGTGCTCAACGTGGCCTTTGGCCAGCCCACCATGGCGGTGGACACGCATATCTTTCGCGTCAGCAACCGCACCGGCCTGGCGCCCGGAAAAAACCCGCTGGAAGTGGAAAAGCAGCTGCTCAAGCGCGTTCCGGCTGAATATGCCGTGGACTCCCACCACTGGCTGATTCTGCTGGGCCGCTATGTCTGCCAGGCACGCACCCCCAAGTGCTGGGAATGCCTGGTGGCGCCGTACTGCGACTTCAAACCCAAAACGCCCATGCCTGCGGCCAAAAGACGCAGCGGCTAA
- a CDS encoding PLP-dependent aminotransferase family protein — protein MQFAERLNHVETSAIRELFKLLGKPGIISFAGGFPDAALFDVAGMQAASQAALSEEPGAALQYGATEGYQPLREQLAGFMQAKGARDVAAEQLIVTTGSQQALDLLGKTMISPGDKVIVEGPTFLATIQCFRLYGAEVISAPVDSQGVQVDVLEQLIVEHRPKLVYLIPTFGNPSGATLSLARRKRVLELAAKHQVLVVEDDPYGDLYFDAAPPPSLLALSKDVPGSREWLAHCGSLSKVLSPGLRIGWLIANPELLAKAVMCKQFSDAHTSTFAQATAAQYLKAGHMPAALAKVRKVYAARAQAMMDALRSELGDAVEFTAPMGGLFLWLRLTGKGGKLADAAVLAKQAIEQGVAFVPGAPFFSQNPDAATLRLSFATADEAKIREGVQRLKKALES, from the coding sequence ATGCAATTCGCCGAGCGTCTGAACCACGTCGAAACCTCTGCCATCCGTGAGCTGTTCAAGCTGCTGGGCAAGCCGGGCATCATCAGCTTTGCCGGCGGCTTTCCCGATGCGGCGCTGTTCGATGTGGCCGGCATGCAGGCCGCCTCCCAGGCCGCGCTGAGCGAGGAGCCTGGCGCTGCCCTGCAATACGGCGCCACCGAGGGCTACCAACCCCTGCGCGAGCAGCTGGCCGGCTTTATGCAGGCCAAGGGCGCCCGCGATGTGGCGGCCGAGCAGCTCATCGTCACCACCGGCAGCCAGCAGGCGCTGGACCTGCTGGGCAAGACCATGATCTCGCCCGGTGACAAGGTGATTGTGGAAGGCCCCACGTTTTTGGCCACCATCCAGTGCTTTCGCCTGTATGGCGCCGAGGTCATCAGCGCACCGGTGGACAGCCAGGGTGTGCAGGTGGATGTGCTGGAGCAGCTCATCGTCGAGCACCGCCCCAAACTGGTCTATCTGATCCCCACCTTTGGCAACCCCAGTGGCGCCACATTGAGCCTTGCGCGCCGCAAGCGCGTGCTGGAACTCGCTGCCAAGCACCAGGTGCTGGTGGTGGAAGACGATCCCTACGGCGATCTGTACTTTGACGCTGCGCCCCCCCCCAGCCTGCTTGCCCTGTCCAAGGACGTGCCCGGCAGCCGCGAGTGGCTGGCGCATTGCGGCTCGCTGTCCAAGGTGCTCAGCCCAGGCCTGCGCATTGGCTGGCTGATTGCCAACCCCGAGCTGCTGGCCAAGGCCGTGATGTGCAAGCAGTTCAGCGATGCCCACACCAGCACCTTTGCCCAGGCCACGGCGGCGCAATACCTCAAGGCCGGCCATATGCCGGCCGCGCTGGCCAAGGTGCGCAAGGTTTACGCCGCCCGCGCCCAGGCCATGATGGATGCGCTGCGCAGCGAACTGGGTGATGCCGTGGAGTTCACCGCCCCCATGGGCGGCCTGTTCCTGTGGCTGCGGCTGACGGGCAAGGGTGGCAAGCTGGCCGATGCCGCTGTGCTGGCCAAGCAGGCCATTGAGCAAGGCGTGGCCTTTGTGCCCGGCGCACCTTTCTTCAGCCAGAACCCGGATGCGGCCACGCTGCGCCTGTCGTTTGCCACGGCCGACGAGGCCAAGATCCGCGAAGGCGTGCAGCGCCTCAAAAAAGCGTTGGAAAGCTGA
- a CDS encoding SlyX family protein, giving the protein MTDNVNAQDARLTDLEIKLSYMEDLVEQLNVSVYRQQQTIDVLVEEVRNLRRQAAPAEGATAQGNLRDELPPHY; this is encoded by the coding sequence ATGACGGATAACGTGAATGCGCAGGATGCGCGGCTGACCGATCTGGAGATCAAGCTCAGCTATATGGAAGACCTGGTGGAGCAGCTCAATGTCAGCGTCTACCGCCAGCAGCAGACCATCGATGTGCTGGTGGAGGAGGTGCGCAATCTGCGCCGCCAGGCCGCGCCGGCCGAAGGGGCGACGGCCCAGGGCAATTTGCGGGACGAGCTGCCGCCGCATTATTGA
- the msbA gene encoding lipid A export permease/ATP-binding protein MsbA has protein sequence MSTLGTPDLTLTQRLRRIAPYFGNQRLAWGLAILATLIGAATEPLIPALLQPLLDSGFTKGTLNLWMVPLFIIGVFLIRGISQFTGQYALARIANEGMLRLRKDLFARVQNAQAQLFSNQSASALSNTVVYEVQTGATQLVQAFLSISRDGFTLIALLGYLLYLNWQLTLAVAFLVPGVGWIMKTLSKRLYRITKSSQHATDSLAYVVEESVLAHRVVRLHGAQEQQNQRFQGLSRTLRGLAIKSTIASAAMTPLTQLLAAAALSAVICIALWQSRFEGSQDVTVGSFVAFISAMLMLIAPLRRMADVANPITRGVAALERGLGLLEHSQPEDSGSAQPSPVRGEITLQGVGVQFGPDKAPALDHVDLTVHPGEVVALVGPSGAGKTTLVNLLPRFLLPSAGRITIDDQAIEDWDLAYLRRQFAMVSQDVVMFNDSIAANVALGAEADEARIWSCLEAANLGEHVRSLPQGIHTNVGHNATQLSGGQRQRLAIARALYKNAPILILDEATSALDTESERLVQQALQTLMQGRTTLVIAHRLSTIEHADRVVVMERGRIAEQGTHAELIAQGGLYARLQALSGHSAP, from the coding sequence ATGTCGACTCTGGGCACCCCGGACTTGACACTCACGCAACGGCTTCGCCGCATCGCCCCCTATTTTGGCAACCAACGCCTGGCATGGGGGCTTGCCATCCTGGCCACCCTGATCGGCGCGGCCACCGAGCCTTTGATTCCGGCCCTGCTCCAGCCCTTGCTCGACAGCGGCTTCACCAAGGGCACACTCAATCTGTGGATGGTGCCGCTCTTCATCATCGGCGTGTTTCTGATCCGCGGGATCTCCCAGTTCACCGGCCAGTACGCGCTGGCACGCATTGCCAACGAGGGCATGCTGCGTCTGCGCAAGGATTTGTTTGCCCGCGTACAAAACGCCCAGGCCCAGCTGTTTAGCAACCAGTCGGCCAGCGCCCTGTCCAACACCGTGGTGTATGAGGTGCAGACCGGCGCCACCCAGCTGGTACAGGCCTTTCTCAGCATCTCGCGCGACGGTTTCACCCTGATCGCCCTGCTGGGCTATCTGCTCTATCTGAACTGGCAGCTGACGCTGGCCGTGGCCTTTTTGGTGCCCGGCGTGGGCTGGATCATGAAGACCCTGTCCAAGCGCCTGTACCGCATCACCAAGAGCAGCCAGCACGCCACCGATTCGCTGGCCTATGTGGTGGAGGAAAGCGTGCTGGCCCACCGCGTGGTGCGCCTGCATGGTGCCCAGGAGCAGCAAAACCAGCGCTTTCAGGGCCTGAGCCGCACGCTGCGCGGCCTGGCCATCAAGTCCACCATCGCCTCGGCAGCCATGACGCCGCTGACCCAGTTGCTCGCAGCCGCGGCCTTGTCGGCCGTGATCTGCATTGCGCTGTGGCAAAGCCGCTTTGAGGGCAGCCAGGATGTCACCGTGGGCAGCTTTGTGGCCTTTATCAGTGCCATGCTGATGCTGATCGCCCCGCTGCGCCGCATGGCCGATGTGGCCAACCCCATCACGCGCGGCGTGGCCGCTCTGGAACGCGGCCTGGGCCTGCTGGAGCACAGCCAGCCCGAGGACAGCGGCAGCGCCCAGCCCAGCCCGGTGCGCGGCGAGATCACGCTGCAAGGCGTGGGCGTGCAGTTTGGCCCCGACAAGGCGCCGGCCCTGGACCATGTGGACTTGACCGTGCACCCCGGCGAAGTGGTGGCCCTGGTCGGCCCCTCTGGCGCGGGCAAAACCACCCTGGTCAATCTGCTGCCACGCTTTTTGCTGCCCAGCGCGGGCCGCATCACCATCGACGACCAGGCCATCGAGGACTGGGATCTGGCCTATCTGCGCCGCCAGTTCGCCATGGTCAGCCAGGATGTGGTGATGTTCAACGACAGCATTGCCGCCAACGTGGCCCTGGGCGCCGAGGCGGATGAGGCCCGCATCTGGTCCTGCCTGGAAGCCGCCAACCTGGGCGAACATGTGCGCAGCCTGCCCCAGGGCATTCACACCAATGTGGGCCACAACGCCACCCAGCTGTCCGGCGGCCAACGCCAGCGCCTGGCCATTGCCCGCGCGCTGTACAAGAACGCACCCATCCTGATTCTGGACGAGGCCACCTCGGCCCTGGACACCGAATCCGAGCGCCTGGTGCAACAAGCCCTGCAGACCCTGATGCAGGGCCGCACTACCTTGGTGATTGCCCACCGCCTCTCCACCATCGAACATGCCGACCGCGTGGTCGTCATGGAACGCGGCCGCATTGCCGAACAGGGCACGCATGCCGAGCTGATCGCCCAAGGCGGGCTGTATGCGCGCCTGCAGGCACTGTCGGGCCACAGCGCGCCGTAA
- the tolB gene encoding Tol-Pal system beta propeller repeat protein TolB, with translation MTIERTPTTTSPIAAVPLASRRSVLAAMASASALPALAQFRVEVTGVGLTQLPIALPAFRGEDGAPQKISAIIKADLERSGQFRGVDASGVQLDETTRPDLGVWRQRAADSMAAGSVTRLADGRYDVRFRLWDVVKGQDLGGQGYAVTQADLRLVAHRIADYIYEKLTGEKGIFSTRISYVTKAGKRYVLWVADADGENAQSALSSNEPIISPAWSPSGGQLAYVSFESRKPVVYVHEIASGRRRLVANFRGSNSAPAWSPDGNTLAVTLTRDGSSQLYTISAQGGEARRLMQSSGIDTEPSYASDGRTIYFVSDRGGAPQIYKVAASGGGAQRVTFNGSYNISPCVSPDGKWLAYISRVGGGFKLHVMDLASGTVTALTDTTEDESPSFAPNSRLIVYATKQQGREALMTTTLDGKIKARLAGQSGDIREPSWGPFQKY, from the coding sequence ATGACTATTGAACGTACACCAACCACCACCTCTCCAATAGCGGCGGTGCCGCTGGCGTCACGCCGCAGCGTTCTCGCTGCCATGGCTTCGGCTTCAGCACTGCCGGCGCTGGCTCAATTCCGTGTCGAAGTGACGGGTGTGGGCCTGACCCAGTTGCCCATTGCCTTGCCCGCCTTTCGTGGCGAAGACGGCGCCCCGCAGAAAATCTCCGCCATCATCAAGGCCGACCTGGAGCGCAGCGGCCAGTTTCGCGGCGTGGACGCTTCGGGCGTGCAGCTGGACGAAACCACCCGCCCCGACCTGGGCGTATGGCGCCAGCGCGCAGCGGACTCCATGGCTGCCGGCTCGGTGACGCGCCTGGCCGATGGCCGCTATGACGTGCGCTTTCGCCTGTGGGATGTGGTCAAAGGCCAGGACTTGGGTGGCCAGGGCTATGCCGTCACCCAGGCCGATCTGCGCCTGGTGGCCCACCGCATTGCCGACTACATCTACGAAAAGCTGACTGGCGAGAAGGGTATTTTCTCCACCCGCATCTCTTACGTGACCAAGGCCGGCAAGCGCTATGTGCTGTGGGTCGCCGATGCCGATGGCGAGAATGCCCAGTCGGCGCTGTCGAGCAATGAACCCATCATCTCGCCAGCCTGGTCGCCCAGCGGCGGGCAACTGGCCTATGTGTCGTTCGAGTCGCGCAAGCCCGTGGTCTATGTGCATGAGATCGCTTCGGGCCGCCGCCGCCTGGTGGCCAATTTCCGCGGCTCCAACAGTGCGCCGGCTTGGTCGCCAGATGGCAACACGCTGGCGGTGACGCTGACGCGCGACGGCTCGTCGCAGCTCTACACCATCTCTGCCCAGGGCGGCGAGGCGCGCCGCCTGATGCAAAGCAGCGGTATCGACACCGAGCCCAGCTACGCCAGCGATGGCCGTACCATTTATTTCGTCAGTGATCGCGGCGGTGCGCCGCAGATCTACAAGGTGGCTGCTTCCGGAGGTGGCGCACAGCGCGTCACCTTCAATGGCAGCTACAACATCTCTCCGTGTGTGAGTCCCGACGGCAAATGGCTGGCGTACATCTCGCGCGTGGGTGGCGGCTTCAAGCTGCATGTCATGGACCTGGCCTCCGGCACCGTGACTGCACTGACCGACACCACGGAAGACGAAAGCCCGAGTTTTGCCCCGAATAGCCGACTCATTGTCTACGCCACCAAGCAGCAAGGTCGTGAAGCCCTCATGACCACTACGCTCGACGGAAAGATCAAGGCGCGACTGGCGGGTCAAAGTGGAGACATACGGGAACCCTCATGGGGCCCGTTCCAGAAGTATTGA
- the pal gene encoding peptidoglycan-associated lipoprotein Pal, with protein sequence MIEFKRISLALAVVALMAGCSSGVKLDDSANKDGGALTSNGAGAGGAGQSGVTGVDLSGTDANAQGPVGVSRIVYFDFDSYSIKADAQPQIEAHARFLKEANSRKLVIEGHTDERGGREYNLALGQKRAEAVRRAMGVLGVNDSQMEAVSFGKEKPAATGHSEDDFAQNRRAELSYR encoded by the coding sequence ATGATCGAATTCAAACGCATCTCCCTGGCTCTGGCCGTGGTCGCATTGATGGCGGGTTGCAGCTCCGGCGTGAAGCTGGACGACTCTGCCAACAAGGATGGCGGCGCGCTGACCTCCAACGGCGCTGGCGCCGGTGGTGCTGGCCAGAGCGGCGTGACTGGCGTGGACCTGTCGGGTACCGATGCCAATGCTCAAGGCCCTGTGGGTGTGAGCCGCATCGTCTACTTTGACTTTGACAGCTATTCCATCAAGGCCGATGCACAGCCCCAGATCGAAGCCCATGCGCGCTTCCTGAAGGAAGCGAACAGCCGCAAGCTGGTGATCGAAGGCCACACCGACGAACGTGGCGGCCGTGAATACAACCTGGCGCTGGGTCAAAAGCGTGCGGAAGCCGTGCGCCGCGCCATGGGTGTGCTGGGTGTGAACGACAGCCAGATGGAAGCCGTGAGCTTCGGCAAGGAAAAGCCTGCCGCTACCGGTCACTCTGAAGACGACTTCGCTCAAAACCGCCGCGCTGAGCTCTCCTACCGCTGA
- the ybgF gene encoding tol-pal system protein YbgF, with product MMTASSDFRLPRLRGLCLAALLTMTAAASQAALFSDDEARRAILEVRQRVDTLQQRQADDVTQLRRSVLDMQRQIETLRSDVARLTGQNEQLVREASELQRKQKDMAQGVDERLRQFEPVQVTVDGQQFQADPAEQRDFDAALAQFRAGQFPEARKAFAAFVNSYPKSGYVPSARFWLGNTQYAGRDYKEAIANFRSMLTAVPNHERAPEATLSIANCQIEMKDTRAARKTLEELLKAYPNSEAAVAAKDRLARLK from the coding sequence ATGATGACTGCTAGCTCCGACTTTCGCCTACCGCGCCTGCGAGGCCTGTGCCTTGCGGCATTGCTCACCATGACGGCGGCTGCCTCGCAGGCAGCCCTGTTTTCTGACGATGAGGCGCGCCGCGCCATCTTGGAGGTGCGCCAGCGTGTGGACACGCTGCAGCAACGCCAAGCCGATGACGTGACGCAGCTGCGCCGCTCGGTGCTGGACATGCAGCGCCAGATTGAGACGCTGCGCTCGGACGTGGCCCGCTTGACGGGTCAGAACGAGCAGCTGGTGCGTGAGGCGTCGGAGCTGCAGCGCAAGCAAAAAGACATGGCGCAAGGTGTGGATGAACGCCTGCGCCAGTTCGAACCCGTGCAAGTGACGGTGGACGGGCAGCAGTTCCAGGCCGATCCGGCGGAGCAGCGCGACTTCGATGCCGCGCTGGCCCAGTTCCGTGCCGGGCAGTTTCCGGAAGCACGCAAGGCGTTTGCCGCCTTTGTGAACAGCTATCCCAAGAGCGGCTACGTGCCTTCGGCACGTTTTTGGCTGGGCAATACCCAGTATGCAGGGCGCGACTACAAGGAGGCGATTGCCAACTTCCGCTCCATGCTGACGGCCGTACCCAACCATGAACGCGCCCCGGAAGCCACGCTGTCGATTGCCAACTGCCAGATCGAAATGAAAGACACCCGGGCAGCACGCAAGACGCTGGAGGAGCTGCTCAAGGCCTATCCCAACTCCGAAGCTGCAGTGGCAGCCAAGGACCGCCTGGCCCGACTCAAATAA
- a CDS encoding ThiF family adenylyltransferase, whose product MVQTPSQALPASAALAVSEDDLLRRFGGLERLYGVEGAARIRAAHVVVVGIGGVGSWAVEALARSGVGQLTLIDLDNVAESNINRQIHALTDTVGMAKVDAMRLRIAQINPQCVVHCVEDFVTPENWDALRPAGAHAVIDACDQVKTKVAMAAHARRHRYPFISVGAAGGKRWAHKVDIDDVSAVTHDPLLAQLRYRLRREHGAPRDGKKMGVSCVFSREAVAQPDASCQLVQGDGSLNCHGYGSVVAVTATFGQCAAGWALERLCEAVSQTT is encoded by the coding sequence ATGGTGCAAACCCCATCGCAAGCGCTGCCCGCGTCGGCAGCGCTTGCTGTTTCTGAGGACGACCTGCTGCGCCGCTTTGGCGGGCTGGAGCGTCTGTATGGCGTGGAAGGTGCTGCCCGCATCCGTGCCGCCCATGTGGTGGTGGTAGGGATTGGTGGCGTGGGCTCCTGGGCCGTGGAGGCGCTGGCGCGCAGTGGCGTGGGGCAGCTGACGCTGATTGATCTGGACAATGTGGCTGAGTCCAATATCAACCGCCAAATCCATGCCCTGACCGATACCGTGGGCATGGCCAAGGTGGACGCCATGCGCTTGCGCATTGCGCAAATCAACCCGCAATGCGTGGTGCATTGCGTGGAGGATTTTGTCACCCCCGAGAACTGGGATGCGCTGCGCCCCGCCGGTGCGCATGCCGTCATCGACGCCTGCGACCAGGTCAAGACCAAGGTGGCCATGGCCGCCCATGCACGCCGCCATCGCTACCCCTTTATCTCGGTGGGCGCCGCAGGCGGTAAGCGTTGGGCGCACAAGGTGGATATCGACGATGTCTCCGCCGTCACCCACGACCCCTTGCTGGCCCAGCTGCGCTATCGCCTGCGGCGCGAGCATGGCGCCCCGCGGGACGGCAAGAAGATGGGCGTGAGCTGCGTCTTCAGCCGTGAGGCCGTGGCCCAGCCTGATGCATCCTGCCAGCTGGTCCAAGGCGATGGCAGCCTGAACTGCCACGGCTATGGCTCGGTGGTGGCCGTCACGGCCACCTTCGGGCAATGCGCGGCCGGCTGGGCGCTAGAGCGTTTGTGCGAAGCAGTTTCCCAAACCACCTGA